A genome region from Fervidobacterium changbaicum includes the following:
- a CDS encoding response regulator transcription factor — MARVPKIMIVEDDRKIRRLLEIELEHAGYEIASFDNGIDALENFKQFSPDLVILDIMLPDMDGYEIAQNLRKLSPDVLILMLTALGMKKDKLAGFESGADDYLTKPFDNEELLARVRALLRRKHIDISKPYKIGSLEVYEDKRTVYYNKEEVELTKTEFELLLYLVKNINRTVSKEEILNAVWGIDYYGSDNTVEVYINYLRKKLSPDLIKTVRGIGYRLVGEELETNH, encoded by the coding sequence ATGGCAAGGGTACCAAAGATAATGATTGTTGAGGACGATAGAAAGATTCGTAGATTACTTGAGATAGAGCTAGAACACGCGGGGTACGAAATAGCTTCATTCGACAATGGTATAGATGCGCTTGAAAACTTTAAGCAGTTCTCACCAGATTTGGTTATACTTGACATAATGTTACCAGACATGGACGGATATGAAATCGCCCAAAATTTGAGGAAGCTCAGTCCCGATGTTTTAATTTTGATGCTTACAGCACTCGGGATGAAAAAAGACAAACTTGCAGGTTTTGAATCAGGCGCAGACGATTACCTTACAAAGCCTTTTGATAACGAAGAACTCTTAGCCAGAGTAAGGGCACTTCTGAGGCGGAAACATATAGATATCTCTAAACCTTACAAAATAGGTTCTTTAGAAGTGTATGAAGATAAAAGAACTGTTTACTACAATAAAGAGGAAGTAGAATTAACAAAAACAGAATTTGAATTACTACTCTACCTTGTTAAAAACATTAATAGAACAGTGAGCAAAGAAGAGATACTTAACGCCGTTTGGGGTATTGATTATTACGGTTCTGACAATACTGTGGAAGTGTATATAAACTACCTTAGAAAGAAACTTTCACCAGATTTAATAAAAACAGTGAGAGGAATAGGTTACAGACTGGTCGGTGAAGAGCTTGAAACTAACCACTAA